ATGCAGGTATCGAGCGCGCCAATATCGATTGGGAAACCGGAACGTGGTTCGAAGACTTCGAAGGAAATCCGCTGCCGCCCGTCAGAGGCAACACTATTGAGATCGGAGCCAAAGCTGCGGTATTCGACGGACGCCTCAACATTCAGCTTGCGGCATATCGCATGAAACAGAGAAACCTTGCGGACACCTTCAGTGAAGAGGCCCGTCAGGCGGCCATCGCTGCGGGAGGGTGTCCACCCGGGCCGAATCCCCTCAACATTGCAGGTATCGGGCGATACTGCGCCATTCCTGGCAAGGGCTACGTATCCAAAGGTATCGACTTCAGCCTCTCAGGCCAACTCACGCCGAGAGTCAATCTGAGCGCAAGCTACAGCTACCTTCATTCCAAGCGCGCAGAAACCGGATATCAGAGTTGCTCCGGCTTTGGTGCCAGCGGCGGCGGCGACGCCAGTACAGGCAGCTACGGAGGCGGGGCGGGCTTTCCATGTCCCGAACACACGGTGAAGCTGTTCGGAACGTATCAGGCAACTGACGATCTCACGCTGGGCGGCGGGGCGATCTGGAAGAGCGCGACCAAGAGTTCTTATCCCAACGGCGTTGGGGGGCTGCATCCTGACGCTATACGCGACCAAGGCAGCTACGCAGTGGTCGACCTAATGGCACGCTATCGCCTCAACCGCCGGATTACGATCAGCGCCAATATCTACAACCTGTTCGATGAAACATATCTGAGCAGTTCCGATGGCCTTGGTGGCTTTTGGGGCGCGCCCCGCAATGTGATGTTTTCCCTAGGATTTCGATACTGATTATTTAGAAAGAAGGAGAAGTCAGCAATTGTCAAACGAAGCACAACCAAATTCATAACTTGGCAACTGAAAGGATCATTCAATGCGTTCGATTCTCTTTGCGACAATTTCCGCTGCGGCGATTCTCATTCCGTCAGCCGTGCAAGCGCAAACCTTTTCCGGCTCTACTACGAGCTTCCCCGCGACCTTCACTTTTAACGGGAGCGTCTATCAAGGCACGACCGACGGATTGCTCGGTGGTCCAGCAGGCTGGGGGCCGAATAATACTGTGAATCTGACTGTCCTGCCTCTCAACACGCACGTCTATGATAAGCCCCCTGTTGACACGCGGTATACCTTTTACCGTCAGCCGTATTCAGTCGTCATCGGCAATATGAAGCAGACGACGGGCGGCAATTATTACTACATCCGCGATATCGTCGGCCACATCACGCCGACGAGCGGTGTTCCCACGAGCGGCACTGTCACCTACACCGGTCGCACGGTATGGCATGATCTCGACCTGGCAGCCTCCAACCGTGAAGGTGATTTCAGCTATACCATCAACTTCAGCGGAACGCCGACCGGCTCCGGATCGATCAGCAACCTGCGCGGCGGAAGCGGCTTCCTCGCCTGGACCGGGAGCGGCACGCTCGCGTCCCACGCGATCCAATATGATGCTGCCGACGGCACCTGGGGCGTGAAAGGCGGCACCGGCACGTTCAGCATCAGCAATCCGATCGTCGCAGCCGGATACGGGCTGTCGTCAGCCACGCCGACTTACGACCTCGCGCTGTTTGGTCCCAATGCGCAGGAAGTTGCGGGCGTCATCAAGATCAATGCCCAGGTCGGCAGCCTCGGCATCGCCGGCAAGCAGTAAGCAAGTCTCTGGCCATTCCCCGAGAGCCGGGGAATGGCCTTTTGCTGGATATCATCTGGATGCATAAGTTCTTTGTTGGGCATCATTGGCTGCTGCTTGCCATTTTCTTTCATATCCCGGCCGAAGGACTGGCTCAAACCGTGATCCGGCCCCCTGACGATGGTGTCCTGCAGGTGCCGGATGTGCCCATCGACGTTCCGAAAATAGGGAATCCAGCGGAAGCTTTGAAGCAAGGCCAACCAGCAACACGGGCGGACGAGCCCGTCCAACTGGAAGATGAGGATTTGAAAGCCAACTCCGAACTCGCCAGTTTTATACTCGGCAAGAGCGTCCAGGCTGCGGACTGGGCGACCGTTCGGCGTGTGCTTGCCTATTACACCGGCATTCCAGGCCATGACCCGCTGCTGGCGCTTTACGCCCGCGGAGCGCTGGATCGCCACGATGGACGCCACGGCCGCGCGATCACCGCCTATCGACAGATGCTCAGAGCGGATGGGAGCCTGAACTATGTCCAACTCGATCTGGCGGCGATGTTGTTCGAGGACAAACAATTGACGGAAGCCAGGACCCTTTTCGAGCTATTGAGGCGCGACTCCGACCTTGTCCCGACCGCCCAGCAGGCCATCGATCAATATCTCGCGGCGATCAGGAAACAGAATAAATGGAATGGAACAGTCCGCCTGGGGTACAAATACAACGACAATGTCAACAACGCTTCGGCCGACCGCTACATTTATCTTTTCGGTCTTCGTTTCGACAAAGATCCCGCAAGCCTGCCCCGCTCGGCCAACGCAATCAGTTATTTGGCGAACCTGAACCGCGATTTCAATCTTTCCGGCAACCACTATCTAAGCGTGGACGGCACAATCGAAGGTGACCGTTATTGGGATGACCATGCATGGAGCGAGACGAACGCGACGCTTCGGCTCGGGTATCAGTATCGCAATCTCAAATCCTGGTTCTCGGTTATGCCGAGTTTCGGTGAAACATGGCTTGGCGGTGATCCTTTTCGCAGAACGGTTGGAGCGAGCATCGAATATGGCCGATGGGTTACGCCCAAGTGGCAGGTGATCGGCAATTATTCCTACTTCAACAAGCGGTATAGCGGCCTCTACACCATCTATGACGGCGATCTCCATGCCCTCTCAGCAACCGCCGTCTATTTTGCATCGCCCCAAACGATCCTCTATGGTGGAGTCACCGTTCAGCGCGACATGCTGGAGACGAAATATGAAGCCTCCGCGCGCGACGGCGCAAGCCTGGGCTTCATCAAGCAGTGGAACGGCGGCTTCAATGTCCGCGGGAACGTGCGATACAGCTTTCGCAAGTTTCGCGACTACAGCCTTTGGGACACGGCGAAGCTGCGTCGCGACCATGAATACCAATTTGATCTCAGCGCGATGCATAGCAAGCTCCGCTTCGCGGATGTCTATCCCCGGCTGAGCTATCAGCATCTGAGGGTCGATAGCAGCATCTCCTCGCTCTACTCGCGCACGGGCAACCAGTTCACCCTTTCTCTCGAGACGAGCTTTTGAAGGAGCGCGCGACGATGGCTTACAGAGCACCGCTCGCGACCGATGGTGATTGGCCTCCAGGCGATCGAGAAACCGGTTTGCCAGCCCTGGATGGGCCGCGCAATGAGCCGCCACCGTCCTGGCCGGCGTCGACCGGCGGGCGGGCAGTCGGCTTCCTCCATTCCGTCAGGATGGAACCGGCTCCCTTCCGCTACGCGGATCGGCCGATGCCCCTCGGAACGCGGCTGTTCGGCCTGGGCGGCACCACTCTTGTTTGTGCGCTTGTTCTGGCCGCCGCCCTGTTCAAATGGGTCGGTGCGACGCCGGTGATTGTGCCGACGACGTTGAGTGTGTTCGACGTCGCCGAGCCCGAAGCCCCGCCCGCGCCCGACACCGAAATCCCGCCTGGCCCTGAGCAGGTGCAGAAGGAGAAGCCACAGGTAGAGGTCG
This genomic window from Sphingobium cloacae contains:
- a CDS encoding surface lipoprotein assembly modifier, with the protein product MLDIIWMHKFFVGHHWLLLAIFFHIPAEGLAQTVIRPPDDGVLQVPDVPIDVPKIGNPAEALKQGQPATRADEPVQLEDEDLKANSELASFILGKSVQAADWATVRRVLAYYTGIPGHDPLLALYARGALDRHDGRHGRAITAYRQMLRADGSLNYVQLDLAAMLFEDKQLTEARTLFELLRRDSDLVPTAQQAIDQYLAAIRKQNKWNGTVRLGYKYNDNVNNASADRYIYLFGLRFDKDPASLPRSANAISYLANLNRDFNLSGNHYLSVDGTIEGDRYWDDHAWSETNATLRLGYQYRNLKSWFSVMPSFGETWLGGDPFRRTVGASIEYGRWVTPKWQVIGNYSYFNKRYSGLYTIYDGDLHALSATAVYFASPQTILYGGVTVQRDMLETKYEASARDGASLGFIKQWNGGFNVRGNVRYSFRKFRDYSLWDTAKLRRDHEYQFDLSAMHSKLRFADVYPRLSYQHLRVDSSISSLYSRTGNQFTLSLETSF
- a CDS encoding factor H binding protein domain-containing protein — its product is MRSILFATISAAAILIPSAVQAQTFSGSTTSFPATFTFNGSVYQGTTDGLLGGPAGWGPNNTVNLTVLPLNTHVYDKPPVDTRYTFYRQPYSVVIGNMKQTTGGNYYYIRDIVGHITPTSGVPTSGTVTYTGRTVWHDLDLAASNREGDFSYTINFSGTPTGSGSISNLRGGSGFLAWTGSGTLASHAIQYDAADGTWGVKGGTGTFSISNPIVAAGYGLSSATPTYDLALFGPNAQEVAGVIKINAQVGSLGIAGKQ